In Paramicrobacterium humi, the genomic stretch CGCGTCCGCGATTACGTGCTCGTCCACGGCGGCCGCGGAGACGTCGGTGCCGTGCACGCAGCGCTCGAGCTCTACGACGTCGACGAATTGGGACTCGACCGCCTCGACCGCGCTGTCATGATGACCCTCCTGACCCGTTTCGGCGGCGGACCGGTCGGGTTGAACACGCTAGCGGTGTCGGTCGGCGAGGAGTCAGAGACCGTCGAAAGCGTTGTCGAGCCGTTCCTTGTTCGCATCGGTATGATTGCCAGAACACCCCGAGGCCGAATCGCTACGGAGCTCGCGTACCGGCATTTCGGAATCAGTCCTGCACAGGATTCGCTTCCCCTTGATGCCCTATAATCGACTCTGGCCCACCGGCCTCCCCCTACTTAAGCGGTGCTCAGCCGCGGAAAGCCGTGCAATTATATGGACCCGTTGACTATTGCCATGTTGGCCATTCTGGCCGTTCTGATCTTCTTCATGTTCCGGAACGGGCAGAAGCGCAAGCGCGATCAAGAGGCGCTGCGGTCCAAGATGGTTGTCGGCGCTGACGTCATGACCAACTTCGGTCTGTTCGGCACGATTCTTGACATCGACGAGGAGAACAACAAGGTCGAGCTGCAGGCCGGCCCGGGCGTCGTTCTCACCGTGCACCGTCAGACGGTCGCACGCGTCGTCGAGGCCGACGACGCGGTCGCCGACGAGGACGAGCCGGCCGACGACGCTGGCAGCGAACCCGGCGACAGCAAGTCCGACAACGCGTAAGGCTCAGTGGGGCGACGACGTCCTCACGAGAGAAAGCTGAGTACATAGGTGGCATCACGTTCCACGCCGGTACGGAAGGCGACGCGATCGCTGTCCTGGCTCGGCATCCTCACCTTCGCGCTGCTCGCGATTCTCACGGGCGGCGTGCTCTGGGGCGGCGCCTCGTTCGCGCCGAAGCTCGCTCTCGACCTCGAGGGCGGCACGCAGATCATTCTCGAAGCCCAGCTCGACAGCGGTGAGCAGGTCTCTCAGGAGCAGCTGAACCAGGCCGTCTCCATCATCCGTCAGCGTGTTGACGCGTCCGGTGTTTCCGAGGCCGAAGTGACGACAGAGGGCGGCCGGAACATCGTCGTGGCGATTCCCGGGGTCGCGGACGAAGAGACCCGCAATCGCATCGAGGCGACGGCGAAGCTCGACTTCCGCCCCGTGCTGTTCGCGGGCGAACCGGCGAACACGTTCGTCGGCGAAGACGGCCAGTCCACGCCGTACCCGACGCCGGCGGCCACGGTCCCCAACACCCCCACCGCCGTACCGACCGACCCCAGCGACACCAGCTGGATCACCCCGCGCCTCCAGGCCGAGTTCCAGGCGTACGACTGCAAGGCCGACCATGACGCGGCTGTGAAGGCTCCCGCCGACGAGCCGCTCATCGCGTGTGAGGCCGACGGCTCCGCGAAGTACATTCTCGGTCCCGTCGAAGTCGAGGGCAAGGACATCTCTGACGCGACGGCGGGAATGAAGACGACGTCGACGGGCGCCACCACGGGGGAGTGGGTCGTCAACCTCGAGTTCGACAAGAAGGGCACCGCCGCGTTCGCCGAGACGACGAAGCGGCTCACCCCGCTCGACGCACCCCGCAACCAGTTCGCCGTCGTCCTCGACGGTGAAGTCATCACGGCGCCCCGGTCGATGGCCGTGATCACGGACGGGAATTCGCAGATCAGCGGAAGCTTCACCGAAGAGTCGGCAAAGACGCTGGCGAACCAGCTGAAGTACGGCGCACTGCCGATCAGCTTCGGCGTTCAGAGCTCAGACCAGATCTCGGCGACGCTCGGCTCCGCCCAGCTCACGATCGGGTTCATCACGGGCCTCATCGGCCTGCTGCTCGTTGTCGTCTACACGCTGTTCCAGTACCGGCTGCTCGGATTCGTCACGATATTCTCGCTCGCGATCGCGGGAATCCTCACCTACCTGGTCATCGCCATCTTGTCGTGGCGTGAGGGATACCGCCTCTCTCTCGCGGGCATCGCCGGCTTGATCGTCGCGATCGGCTTCACGGCGGACTCCTTCATCGTCTACTTCGAACGCATCAGAGACGAACTCCGCGACGGCCGAGGGCTCGAGTCGGCGGTCGAGGCCGGGTGGAAGCGCGCAAAACGCACGATCTACTCGGCGAAGGGCATCAACCTGCTCGCGGCCGTGGTGCTCTACGTTCTCGCCGTCGGAAATGTCCGCGGGTTCGCGTTCACGCTCGGCGTGACGACGATCCTCGACGTCCTCATCGTCGTGATCTTCACCCACCCGATGCTTCAGCTCTTGGCCCAGACCCGCTTCTTCTCAAGCGGCCACCCCTTGTCCGGCCTCGATCCGAACGCGCTTGGCGCCGTGTATCGGGGTCGCGCCCAGTTCCGCACCCCCGTTGCGGCGAAGCGCTCGAAGATCGCCTCCTCGAGCAGGGAAGCGCAGAAGCGACAGACGATTGCTGAGCGAAAGCACGAGCTCGCCGCGACCGGGTCCTCGAAGAACGAGGAGAAAGACTCCTGATGGCAAGCTTCGTCAATTTCGGAAACGATCTCTACACCGGTAAGCGCTCGGTCAACTTCGTCGGCAACCGGCGGGTGTGGTTCAGCATCGCCGCGTTGCTCGTCATCGCGTCGATTCTTGTTCCCATCTTCAAGGGCGGCTTCAACTTCGGCATCGAGTTCACCGGCGGATCGCAGTTCACGATCTCGGATGCTCACACGACGGATCAGGATCTCGCGACGAAAGCGGTCGCCGAAGTCGTGCCCGACGCGGTCGCGCGCGTCGTGATCGTGGGCGGCTCTGGCGTGCGCGTGCAGACCGACCAGCTGACTCCGGACCAGACGCAGAAGGTGACGCAGAACCTCGCGACCGCGTATGGCGTCGATGAAGCTGATGTGACGACGAACTTCGTCGGCGCCACATGGGGCAATGACGTGACGAAGCAGTCCCTCACCGGTCTCGTCATCTTCCTCGTACTGACCTTCATCATCATGGGCCTGTACTTCAGAACGTGGAAGATGTCGGCCGCGGCTATCATCACGCTCTTCGACGTGCTCATCATCACGCTCGGCATCTACTCCGCGTCGGGCTTCGAGATCACGCCGGCCGCGGTCATCGGCTTCCTGACGATTCTCGGCTACTCGCTCTATGACACTGTCGTGGTGTTCGACAAGATCCGGGAGAACACGCACGAGGACGCTGAGGACTCGCCGCGAACCTTCGCCGAGTCCGTCAACCTCGCGGTGAACCAGACGCTCGTCCGCTCGATCAACACGTCGGTAGTGGCGGCCCTCCCTGTCGCGGCGATTCTCGTGCTCGGGGATCTCGTGCTCGGCGCCGACACTCTGCGCGACATCTCGCTGTCCCTGTTTGTCGGCATTCTGGTCGCGACGTATTCCACGATCTTCGTCGGCGCACCGCTGTACGCGCTGTTCCGCCAGAACGAGCCAGCGATAAAGAAGCGCGACGCCCGAGTGCTCGCCGCTCGCGAGAAGGCCGTGCAGCGCAGCGTTGCCGAGTGACCGGAGGGCTGCTCGGTGAGCAGTATCCTTGAGATCTCAGGGAGGTGATGCGGCCATGACGGAAACGACTCCGCTGCCGTCAGCGTCCCTGCGACGCCTTGTTCCGCGGATCTTCTCCAAGACACAGCCCGCGGGAGCGGTCGATCGGCTCATTCGCACGGTGCGGATGCACCAGCCGAAGGCCGATGTCGGTGTGATCGAGCGCGCGTACACGGTCGCCGAGAAGTCGCATCGAGGACAGTCGCGACGCAGCGGCGAGCCGTATATCACCCACCCGGTGGCCGTCGCCCAGATCCTCGCCGATCTCGGTATCGGCTCGAAGACGATCGCCGCCGCTCTTCTGCACGACACTGTGGAGGACACCGAGTACACGCTCGACGAACTGCGCGCCGACTTCGGTGACGAGATCGCGATGCTCGTGGACGGGGTCACCAAGCTCGACAAGGTCAAGTACGGTGAGGCGGCCCAGGCGGAGACCGTCCGCAAGATGATCGTCGCGATGTCGAAGGACATCCGCGTACTCATCATCAAGCTCGCCGACCGGCTGCACAACGCCCGCACGTGGGGATTCATGCCGCCGGAGAAGGCGGCGAAGAAGGCGACAGAGACACTCGAGATCTACGCCCCGCTCGCACACCGACTCGGCATCCAGGCGATCAAGTGGGAGCTCGAGGACCTGTCGTTCGCTGTACTCCAGCCGAAGATCTACGCCGAGATCGAAAGCCTCGTGAAGCAGCGCACACCGCAGCGCGAGCAGCTCGTGCAGAAGGTCATCGACTCCGTCAACGACGACCTGAAGGCGCAGAAGATCCGAGGAAAGGTCGTCGGCCGACCGAAGCAGTACTACTCGATCTACCAGAAGATGGTCGTGCGCGGCCGCGACTTCGACGACATCTACGACCTTGTCGGCATCCGAGTCCTCGTGAACACGGTCCGCGACTGCTACGCCGTGCTCGGTGCGATCCACGCCAGGTGGACGCCGATTCCGGGCCGCTTCAAGGACTACATCGCGACGCCGAAGTTCAACCTCTACCAGTCGCTGCACACGACGGTGATCGGGCCGGAGGGCAAGTCGGTCGAGATCCAGATCCGCACGCACGAGATGCACCAGCACGCCGAATACGGCGTCGCTGCGCACTGGAAGTACAAAGAGCGGATGAACGGCGCGAAGAGCGCCGGGGGACCGTCGCCCGACACGGATCTCGCGTGGCTCGCGCACATCTCCGACTGGCAGGCGGAGACCGCTGACCCGAGCGAGTTCCTCGACTCGCTTCGCTTCGAGATCGGAGCGAAGGAGGTGTACGTGTTCACCCCGAAGGGCCGGGTCATCGGCCTGCCCTCCGGTGCGACGCCCGTCGATTTCGCGTACGCCGTGCACACGGAGGTCGGTCACCGCACGATGGGCGCTCGTGTCAACGGCCGCCTCGTGCCGTTGGAGACGCAGCTCACGAGCGGCGACGTCGTCGAAGTCTTCACCTCGAAGAACCCGGACTCGGGACCGAGCCAGGACTGGCTGACGTTCGTCAAGAGCCCGAGAGCGCGCAACAAGATCCGCCAGTGGTTCACGAAGGAGCGGCGGGACGAGGCCATCGAGCAGGGCAAGGATGCGATAGCGCGCGCCCTGCGCAAGCAGAACCTTCCGCTCCAGCAGGCCGACTCGCTCAGCGAGGTGGCTTCGCAGCTGCACTACGACGACGTCTCTGCGCTCTACGCCGCCGTCGGCGAAGGACACGTGTCGACCCAATCGGTGCTCGAGAAGGTCGCCGCGGTGCTGCAGGGCGAAGCGGAATCGGATCACCCGGTTCTCGATTTCCCCGTGCGCGGTCGATCACGCCCACGCGCCACGAACAGCGACTCCGGTGTTCTCGTGCGCGGAGCTCCCGACATCCTCGTCAAACTCGCCAAGTGCTGCACTCCCGTGCCCGGCGACGAGATCGTCGGCTTCGTCACGCGAGGCTCCGGCGTCTCCGTGCACCGGTCGGACTGCCACAATGTGCAGACGCTGCTCAAGGAACCCGAGCGCATGATCGACGTGGAGTGGGCGCCATCGTCGAAGAGCCTCTTCCTCGTGCAGATCCAGGTCGAGGCGCTCGACCGTGCCGGGCTCCTGTCCGACATCACCCGGGTGCTCAGCGAGTACCACGTGAACATCCTGTCGGCCACGGTGTCGACGTCGAACGCGCGCCTGGCGATCAGCCGGTTCGTCTTCGAGATGGGCGACACGACGCATCTGGAGCGCGTTCTGAACGCCGTGCGGCGCGTCGAGGCCGTGTATGACGTCTACCGCGTCAACGGAGGCTGAGCCGCGGAGAGCTCCGCGGCGACGTGCGCGAGGTAGTCGAGCGCGCGCACCTTCCCGGGCGCTCGTCCTCGTGCGGCGATCTCGTTCACGCACGCCGTCAGCCTCGCCGGGTCACGTCCGCAGAGCTCGATGACGGCGGACGTGTCGCCGTGCATGCGCTCTGCAGCGAACGCGATATCTCGAATCGTGCGTTCACGCCCGGTGACGCGGACCCGCCCGGCGAGCGTGAGGACATCACGCTCGTCGATGAGCAGCTCACGGAAATGGATGCCGCCGCGGCGGGGCGCCTTCCGTCGCGCATTCCCGCACACATCGATCGGAAGCACGGGCCGCGGCATCGCGCCGAGCACCCAGGCGGCGGAGCGGCCGACGATGATGTCGCCATCGTCGACGGACGCCAGGAGCGCGAGAGCGCGCAGCTCGGGACGGTCGGGTTCATCCACGGGCGAGTAGCCGTCGAACACTTCCCACAGCTGACCGTCGAGCTTCGCCGCGCTCAACACCGCGAGCGGGAGTGTCGGAGCGTGGATCACAGTGGGGAGAAGACGCGGCATTGCCCCATCGTGGCGTAACCGCAGAACAGCGGACGGGAGGATCCCGTCCGCTGTGGACTCTGCTCGCGCGAGCCGAGCCTGTGGAGAATCAGCCGATGGCGTTGAGCCAGAGCTTGCGCGCTTCGAGCGCCTCCTCCGCCTCTGCGATGCGAGCCGCGTCACCCGCCTTCTTCGCCTCATCGAGCTCGGCCTGGAGCTTCTCGATCGCTTCCGTCAGCTGCGACGCGAGACCTTCCGAACGCGCCTTCGTCTCCGGGTTGTTCTTCCGCCAGTGCTCTTCGTCAAGCTTCCGCACGGCCTGCTCGACGCGGCGAAGTCGCTCTTCGACCGACTTGACCTTGTCGCGGGGAACTCGACCGATCTCCTCCCAGCGCTGCTGGATTCCAAGGAGCGTCGACTTCGCCTTGTCGAGATCACTCTCCTCGAGCAGCGGCTCCGCCTCCGTGAGCAGAGCGAGCTTCAATTCGAGATTGGCGCGATACTCTTCGTCGTCTCGCGCATCGATCTCCGCCTTTGCCGCATAGATCGCATCCCCGGCCGCCTTGAACCGCGCCCAGAGCGCATCGTCCTGCTTCTTGCCGGCACGACCGGACTGCTTCCAGTCGTCGAGCAGCTTCCGGTAGCCCGGGATGCCGTCCGCACCCTTCGGCACGAGCGCTTCCGCCTGCTCGATGAGCTGCTGCTTGCGCTGCTTGGCATCCTTGTGCTGGTTGTCGAGGTCGGCGAAGAACGCGCGGCGCTCCTGCTCGATCTGAGTGCGAGCGGTTCGGAAGCGCTTCCACAGCTCGTTCGCCTGCGCCTTGGGGAGCCGCGGACCGTCATGCTGGTGAGCCTGCCACCGTGCGAACAGGTCGGCGACCTGTGCCGTCATCTGCTTCCACTGCACCTTTGCCGGTTCGAGGGCGGCAAGCGACTCTGCTTCCTCGACGATGGCCGTGCGGTAGGCGACGGCCTCGGCGAGGGCCTCCTTCGCCTGCTCCTGCTGCTGCTCCGTGAGCTCGTCGACTGTCGTGTCGAGGGCCGCGACACGAGCGCGCAAGGCGGCGATGTCGCCGACGGCGCGAGGTTCGGCAAGCGCCTCGTTGAGCGACGCGACGCCCTTCGCGACGTCGCCGGCTGCTGCACCGCGCTTGACGCGCTGCTCGAGCAGCGTGACCTGACCGGCCAGATCGACGTATTTGCGCTCGAAGTACGCGAGCGCTTCCTCAGGGGTCCCGTCGGGGAACTGGCCGACCTCGCGCCAGTCATCTCCTTCTCGCACGAACACCGTGCCGGTCTCGTCTGCGCGACCCCACGGTTGTTCTTGTGTTTCTGCCACGTGCCTCTACCTTGTTGTCAGTTCACGGCGTTCGCGTGCTTGCGACCCGGTCTCCCAGCCTATTACGGGCGCGCGCGAGTGCCGGCCACTGCTATTGAACTGTTACACCGGTGATCGTCGTCGGCACGGCGGGGGAGCCGTCTGCGGATCCGTCCTTCGTCCCGGCATCCGCAATCTGCTTCGTGAGCTCGTCCAGGCCGCTCGTCACGGTTCCGAGCACCGTGTAGCCGCCAGCGGTGTCTGAGGGTATCGTGGAGTCCTCGTAGACGATGAAGAACTGGCTGCCCATGCTGTCGCCCTTGTCGCTCTGACGCGCCATGGCGATCGTGCCGGCCGGGTAGAAGTTATCGCTCGGAGCATTCTCGACCGGGCCCCACGAGTAGCCGGGACCGCCGCTGCCGTCGCCGTTCGGGTCGCCGCACTGCAGCACGCCGAAGTTTTCGCTTGTCGTCAGGCGGTGGCACGAGAGCCCGTCGTAGAAGCCCTTCTGACTGAGGTAGACGAAGTTCGAGACGCCCTGTGGCGCGGCGGCCCCGTCGAGAGTGATGCCGAGCTCCACGTCATCGTTGAGGGTGAGCGTGCCGGTCCAGTCGCGCGACTCGGCAAGAGAGGAGTCGGGGAGCGAGTACTGGGCGGATGCCGAGGGGCTCGGCGTCGCTTCGGCCTCGGGCGCGCCCGGGCCGCCTGTGAAGTAGAAGAGCTGCGCGAAGGCCGCGGCGACGGCGACGAGAACGATGAGCACGCCGGCGATCCAGTTGTCGCGGACCCGGCGCTTCAAGCGGCGGTCGTGGAGCGCCATACGCGCCTGGTAGGCGCGCAGCCTCTGCCGCTCCTCACGCGACTTCCTGCCGTCGTTCTTGCTTCGGGCCACGGAATCCTCCAGTGTCATGGCCGGTGCGCCGCGGGCGCAGGACGCGGGACCGCCACCGGCGCGAGCCTCGACGATCCCTCCTGAACTTTACGGGTCGCCGCGCGGCAGACGCAAAGCCGCGCCGAGCGGCGCTGTCGTCGCCAGCCGATAGCCTGAGAGCATGGCGACAGGCGGGTACCAGCAGAGCAACGTGCCGCTTGCCGTGCGCATGCGTCCGCGAAGCCTCGACGAGGTCGCCGGACAGCGCCATCTGCTGACGCCCGGCTCACCGCTCGTCGCGCTCGCAAGCGATTCGGCCGGCACGAGCGGCTCCGTCTCCGTCATCCTGTGGGGTCCGCCGGGGACGGGCAAGACCACGATCGCGCAGGCCATCGCGCATTCTTCCGGGCGACGATTCGTGGAGCTGTCCGCCGTCACCGCGGGAGTGAAGGACGTTCGCCGGGTCATGGAAGAGGCGATGAACAGCCGCGACCTCTACGGACTGTCGACAGTCCTCTTCCTCGACGAGATCCACCGGTTCACGAAGGCGCAGCAGGACGCCCTCTTGCCCGGCGTCGAGAACGGCTGGGTCATTCTCGTCGCCGCGACCACCGAGAACCCCTCGTTCTCGGTCATCTCGCCGCTGCTCTCACGATCGCTCCTCCTGACGCTCCAGCAGCTCAGCGACGAGGATCTCGGCGTCCTCATCGACCGCGCGGTCGCTGACGAACGCGGGCTCGGCGGGGCGGTCGCGCTCGACCCCGACGCGCGCGCGGCGATCATCCGCCTCGCCTCCGGCGACGCGCGACGCGCGCTCACCGCACTCGAGGCCGCCGCGGTCTCCGCATCGAGCTCCGACGAGGACGAGCCGGTCATCACGACAGAGATCGTCGCGACGGCCGTCGATCGTGCCCTCTTGCGCTACGACCGCAACGGCGACGAGCACTACGACGTCATCAGCGCCTTCATCAAGTCGATCCGCGGTTCCGACCCCGACGCCGCTCTGCACTACCTCGCTCGCATGATCGAGGCGGGGGAGGACGCGCGCTTCATTGCCCGGCGCCTGATCGTGCACTCCGCAGAAGACATCGGCATGGCCGACCCTCAAGCGCTTCTCATCGCGACGGCGGCAGCCGACGCGGTGCAGTTCATCGGCATGCCCGAAGGGCGCATCCCGCTCGCCGAGGCGACGATCTACCTCGCGACCGCGGCGAAGTCGAACGCGACGATCAGCGCGATCGACGCGGCGATCGGCGATGTCCGCGCCGGAAACCTCGGTCGAGTGCCGCTGCATCTGCGTGACGCGCACTACGCCGGTGCGAAGCGACTCGGCCACGGCAAGGGCTACCGGTACCCGCACGACGAGGAGCTCGGAGTCGCGACACAGCAGTACCTGCCGGACGAGCTCGTGAACCGGCGCTACTACAAGCCGACCCAGCACGGCAACGAGCGCGACGTCGCGTCCCGGCTCGCGAAGCTGCTGCGAATCGTGCGTGGCGGACGATGAGCCGTGCCGTGTTAGGATTGCAGACGGCCTATGACTGGTGACCGCGTGCGGCTGCGCGATCACCGCCTGTCGATGGGATCCGTTCTGTAGCCGAACGACCCGACGGCCGATCCCTCTGCCCTGCTGTGCGCTCACGCGCGCTTGCAAAGCACTGTTAGAGAAGAACAATCGAAAGGACACCCTTCGTGTCGAACACCTCGCGTTCCAAGACGCGTCTCTCCCGTTCCCTCGGCGTCGCACTGACCCCGAAGGCGGCCCGCTACATGGAGAAGCGTCCCTACGCTCCCGGTGAGCACGGCCGCACAAAGCGCAAGGCCGACTCCGACTACGCGGTCCGCCTGCGTGAGAAGCAGCGTCTCCGCGCCCAGTACGGCATCCGTGAGAAGCAGCTCAAGATCGCCTTCGAAGAAGCTCGTCGCCGTCAGGGCCTGACCGGTGAGAACCTGGTCGAGATCCTCGAGACCCGCCTCGACGCGCTCGTGCTGCGTGCCGGCTTCGCCCGCACGACGGCTCAGGCCCGTCAGATGGTCGTGCACCGTCACATCCTCGTCGACGGCCAGCTCGTCGACCGCCCGTCCTTCCGCGTCAAGGAGGGGCAGCTCATCCACGTGAAGGGCCGCAGCGAGAGCAGCGAGCTCTTCCAGGTCGCCGCCGCCGGCGGTCACGCCGAGGTCCTCCCGAAGGTTCCGGGTTACCTCGAGGTCGAGCTCGACAAGCTCCAGGCGCGTCTCGTTCGCGCCCCGAAGCGTGCCGAGATCCCCGTCACGTGTGAAGTCCAGCTCGTCGTCGAGTACTACGCCGCGCGCTGACATCAGCATCGAGGAGGGTCACGGTTCGCCGTGGCCCTCCTCGCGTTTTGCCCCTCGGCCTCCCGTGGGCGTCCACGCGCACAGGCTAGGATTGACGGGGTTTCCGGAACCGATCGAGGAGAGAGCATGAAGAACCTGCTGGTGCTCGTCACGGGCATCGCCGTCGGCTTTGTCGTCGCCCACAAGGTCAACAAGACACAGCGCGGTCGCGAGTTCTTCGCCGAAGTCGACGCGCGGATGCGCGAATTCACCGACACCGTCGCCGAGGCATACCGCGAGCGCGAGGCTGAGCTTCGCTCCACGATCGACTCGCTCGTCGAGGACGCGGAAGCCGCGATCGACGACTTGAACAAGCGCTGACCGCGCCGAACCCCACATACGAACGAACGGACACATGAAGACTGCCGAGATCCGTCAGCGTTGGCTCGATTTCTTTGCCGAGCGCGGCCACACCGTCGTTCCGAGCGCGCCGCTCGTGAGCGATGACCCGACGGTGATGTTCACCATCGCCGGCATGGTGCCGTTCATCCCTTACCTGACCGGGCTCATCCCGGCTCCGTACCCGCGCGCGACGAGCGTGCAGAAGTGCATCCGCACGAACGACATCGAAGAAGTCGGCAAGACTCCTCGGCACGGCACGTTCTTCCAGATGAATGGGAACTTCTCGTTCGGCGACTACTTCAAGGAAGGCGCGATCGGCTACGCGTGGGAGCTTCTCACTTCGGCGGAACGCGACGGCGGATACGGCTTCGACGAGAAGGACCTGTGGGTCACCGTCTACAAGGACGATGACGAGGCAATCGACATCTGGCGTCGAGTGGCGGGACTGCCCGACGAGCGCATCCAGCGGCTCGACAAGGACACCAACTACTGGTCGACGGGACATCCCGGACCCGCCGGACCGTGCTCCGAGATCTTCTTCGACCGCGGACCCGCATACGGCATCGACGGCGGCCCCGCGACGGACGACGATCGCTACGTCGAGATCTGGAACCTCGTGTTCATGCAGTACGCGATCGAGAACGTGCGAAGCAAGACCGATTTCGACATCATCGGCGAGCTGCCGAAGAAGAACATCGACACGGGCATGGGTCTTGAACGTGTGGCGTTCCTCAAGCAGGGCGTCGAGAACATGTACGAGATCGACCAGGTTCGCCCGGTGCTCGACCGCGCTTCGGAGCTTTCCGGTCGACGCTACGGCGCGGACCACGACGACGACGTGCGCATGCGCGTCATCGCCGACCACGTGCGCTCCTCGCTCATGCTCATGAGCGACGGAGTGACGCCGTCGAACGAGGGCCGCGGTTACATCCTCCGCCGTCTGCTGCGCCGAAGCGTGCGCGCGATGCGGCTCCTCGGCGTCGACGGCCCGACGTTCCCCGAGCTGTTCGCCGCTTCGCGCGACGCGATGAAGTCTGCATACCCCGAAGTGCAGAACGAGTACGCCCGCATCTCCCAGTCGGCCTTCGCCGAGGAGGAGACGTTCCTGCGCACTCTCGCCGGTGGAACGACGATCCTCGACCTCGCCGTCGCATCATCGAAGCAGGCCGGCACCGAGGTGCTCGCCGGTGACACGGCATTCCTGCTGCACGACACGTACGGCTTCCCGATCGACCTCACCCTCGAGGTCGCGGAAGAGGCGGGGCTCTCCGTCGACCGGGAAGCATTCGACTCGCTCATGG encodes the following:
- a CDS encoding RelA/SpoT family protein, yielding MTETTPLPSASLRRLVPRIFSKTQPAGAVDRLIRTVRMHQPKADVGVIERAYTVAEKSHRGQSRRSGEPYITHPVAVAQILADLGIGSKTIAAALLHDTVEDTEYTLDELRADFGDEIAMLVDGVTKLDKVKYGEAAQAETVRKMIVAMSKDIRVLIIKLADRLHNARTWGFMPPEKAAKKATETLEIYAPLAHRLGIQAIKWELEDLSFAVLQPKIYAEIESLVKQRTPQREQLVQKVIDSVNDDLKAQKIRGKVVGRPKQYYSIYQKMVVRGRDFDDIYDLVGIRVLVNTVRDCYAVLGAIHARWTPIPGRFKDYIATPKFNLYQSLHTTVIGPEGKSVEIQIRTHEMHQHAEYGVAAHWKYKERMNGAKSAGGPSPDTDLAWLAHISDWQAETADPSEFLDSLRFEIGAKEVYVFTPKGRVIGLPSGATPVDFAYAVHTEVGHRTMGARVNGRLVPLETQLTSGDVVEVFTSKNPDSGPSQDWLTFVKSPRARNKIRQWFTKERRDEAIEQGKDAIARALRKQNLPLQQADSLSEVASQLHYDDVSALYAAVGEGHVSTQSVLEKVAAVLQGEAESDHPVLDFPVRGRSRPRATNSDSGVLVRGAPDILVKLAKCCTPVPGDEIVGFVTRGSGVSVHRSDCHNVQTLLKEPERMIDVEWAPSSKSLFLVQIQVEALDRAGLLSDITRVLSEYHVNILSATVSTSNARLAISRFVFEMGDTTHLERVLNAVRRVEAVYDVYRVNGG
- the secD gene encoding protein translocase subunit SecD gives rise to the protein MASRSTPVRKATRSLSWLGILTFALLAILTGGVLWGGASFAPKLALDLEGGTQIILEAQLDSGEQVSQEQLNQAVSIIRQRVDASGVSEAEVTTEGGRNIVVAIPGVADEETRNRIEATAKLDFRPVLFAGEPANTFVGEDGQSTPYPTPAATVPNTPTAVPTDPSDTSWITPRLQAEFQAYDCKADHDAAVKAPADEPLIACEADGSAKYILGPVEVEGKDISDATAGMKTTSTGATTGEWVVNLEFDKKGTAAFAETTKRLTPLDAPRNQFAVVLDGEVITAPRSMAVITDGNSQISGSFTEESAKTLANQLKYGALPISFGVQSSDQISATLGSAQLTIGFITGLIGLLLVVVYTLFQYRLLGFVTIFSLAIAGILTYLVIAILSWREGYRLSLAGIAGLIVAIGFTADSFIVYFERIRDELRDGRGLESAVEAGWKRAKRTIYSAKGINLLAAVVLYVLAVGNVRGFAFTLGVTTILDVLIVVIFTHPMLQLLAQTRFFSSGHPLSGLDPNALGAVYRGRAQFRTPVAAKRSKIASSSREAQKRQTIAERKHELAATGSSKNEEKDS
- a CDS encoding peptidylprolyl isomerase; translation: MARSKNDGRKSREERQRLRAYQARMALHDRRLKRRVRDNWIAGVLIVLVAVAAAFAQLFYFTGGPGAPEAEATPSPSASAQYSLPDSSLAESRDWTGTLTLNDDVELGITLDGAAAPQGVSNFVYLSQKGFYDGLSCHRLTTSENFGVLQCGDPNGDGSGGPGYSWGPVENAPSDNFYPAGTIAMARQSDKGDSMGSQFFIVYEDSTIPSDTAGGYTVLGTVTSGLDELTKQIADAGTKDGSADGSPAVPTTITGVTVQ
- a CDS encoding DUF349 domain-containing protein, giving the protein MAETQEQPWGRADETGTVFVREGDDWREVGQFPDGTPEEALAYFERKYVDLAGQVTLLEQRVKRGAAAGDVAKGVASLNEALAEPRAVGDIAALRARVAALDTTVDELTEQQQEQAKEALAEAVAYRTAIVEEAESLAALEPAKVQWKQMTAQVADLFARWQAHQHDGPRLPKAQANELWKRFRTARTQIEQERRAFFADLDNQHKDAKQRKQQLIEQAEALVPKGADGIPGYRKLLDDWKQSGRAGKKQDDALWARFKAAGDAIYAAKAEIDARDDEEYRANLELKLALLTEAEPLLEESDLDKAKSTLLGIQQRWEEIGRVPRDKVKSVEERLRRVEQAVRKLDEEHWRKNNPETKARSEGLASQLTEAIEKLQAELDEAKKAGDAARIAEAEEALEARKLWLNAIG
- the secF gene encoding protein translocase subunit SecF, with the translated sequence MASFVNFGNDLYTGKRSVNFVGNRRVWFSIAALLVIASILVPIFKGGFNFGIEFTGGSQFTISDAHTTDQDLATKAVAEVVPDAVARVVIVGGSGVRVQTDQLTPDQTQKVTQNLATAYGVDEADVTTNFVGATWGNDVTKQSLTGLVIFLVLTFIIMGLYFRTWKMSAAAIITLFDVLIITLGIYSASGFEITPAAVIGFLTILGYSLYDTVVVFDKIRENTHEDAEDSPRTFAESVNLAVNQTLVRSINTSVVAALPVAAILVLGDLVLGADTLRDISLSLFVGILVATYSTIFVGAPLYALFRQNEPAIKKRDARVLAAREKAVQRSVAE
- a CDS encoding preprotein translocase subunit YajC, whose amino-acid sequence is MLAILAVLIFFMFRNGQKRKRDQEALRSKMVVGADVMTNFGLFGTILDIDEENNKVELQAGPGVVLTVHRQTVARVVEADDAVADEDEPADDAGSEPGDSKSDNA
- a CDS encoding replication-associated recombination protein A, producing MATGGYQQSNVPLAVRMRPRSLDEVAGQRHLLTPGSPLVALASDSAGTSGSVSVILWGPPGTGKTTIAQAIAHSSGRRFVELSAVTAGVKDVRRVMEEAMNSRDLYGLSTVLFLDEIHRFTKAQQDALLPGVENGWVILVAATTENPSFSVISPLLSRSLLLTLQQLSDEDLGVLIDRAVADERGLGGAVALDPDARAAIIRLASGDARRALTALEAAAVSASSSDEDEPVITTEIVATAVDRALLRYDRNGDEHYDVISAFIKSIRGSDPDAALHYLARMIEAGEDARFIARRLIVHSAEDIGMADPQALLIATAAADAVQFIGMPEGRIPLAEATIYLATAAKSNATISAIDAAIGDVRAGNLGRVPLHLRDAHYAGAKRLGHGKGYRYPHDEELGVATQQYLPDELVNRRYYKPTQHGNERDVASRLAKLLRIVRGGR